One genomic segment of Mesorhizobium shangrilense includes these proteins:
- a CDS encoding MucR family transcriptional regulator produces the protein MTEEADNKIEALIELTADVVSAYVSNNPVPVGDLPALIGQVHAALKSTTSSVSVEKPEPLNPAVPIRKSVTPDYIICLEDGKKFKSLKRHLSTDYGLTPDEYRAKWGLPGDYPMVAPNYAATRSALAKTMGLGRKPKELEEPVPAKTRKKVAA, from the coding sequence ATGACAGAAGAAGCCGACAACAAGATCGAAGCTCTCATCGAGCTCACCGCGGATGTGGTCTCAGCCTATGTATCGAACAATCCAGTCCCGGTGGGCGATCTCCCTGCGCTGATCGGCCAAGTGCATGCGGCGCTGAAAAGCACGACCAGCAGCGTTTCCGTCGAGAAGCCGGAGCCGCTCAACCCTGCTGTACCGATCAGGAAGTCGGTGACACCGGACTATATTATCTGCCTTGAGGATGGGAAGAAATTCAAATCGCTAAAGCGCCATCTGTCGACCGACTATGGGCTGACGCCGGATGAATATCGCGCCAAATGGGGTCTGCCGGGGGATTATCCCATGGTCGCGCCAAATTATGCCGCTACGCGCTCGGCATTGGCCAAGACGATGGGGCTCGGCCGCAAACCGAAAGAGCTTGAAGAGCCGGTGCCGGCGAAGACCCGCAAGAAAGTCGCCGCCTGA
- the pmtA gene encoding phospholipid N-methyltransferase PmtA, translated as MVFRLKERLGRKFEEEVQFFKGWQKDKKRVGALMPTSVHAARRMASVINPASGMPVLELGAGTGVITKAILERGIKPHQLISVEYSKDFYHRLTRGFPGVDFRLGDAFALGEVLAERSGEQFDCVISAVPMLSFPMEQRIALLEDLLARIPAGRPVIQITYGPLSPVIKMPDRYVVSHYDFVVRNIPPAQLWTYRRAV; from the coding sequence ATGGTCTTTCGATTGAAGGAGCGCCTCGGCAGGAAGTTTGAAGAGGAAGTGCAATTCTTCAAGGGCTGGCAGAAGGATAAGAAACGTGTGGGGGCGCTCATGCCAACGTCTGTGCATGCCGCGCGCCGGATGGCAAGCGTGATTAATCCAGCATCGGGAATGCCGGTTCTTGAACTTGGCGCCGGAACAGGCGTCATCACCAAGGCTATCCTCGAAAGAGGCATCAAGCCGCATCAGCTGATTTCGGTCGAATATTCGAAAGATTTCTATCATCGCTTGACGCGAGGCTTTCCAGGCGTGGATTTTCGATTGGGCGATGCGTTCGCGCTGGGGGAAGTGCTTGCCGAGCGGAGCGGGGAGCAATTCGACTGTGTCATAAGTGCGGTGCCGATGTTGAGCTTTCCGATGGAACAGCGCATTGCCTTGCTCGAGGATTTGCTGGCCCGCATTCCTGCTGGGCGACCTGTGATTCAAATCACCTACGGGCCCTTGTCGCCGGTGATCAAAATGCCCGACCGCTACGTCGTGTCTCACTATGATTTCGTCGTCCGCAACATCCCGCCCGCACAGCTCTGGACATATCGACGAGCAGTGTGA
- a CDS encoding DsbA family protein, with amino-acid sequence MCCPPLSQDVDAAIAAANAPSAHERLKAQTDAARGYGIFFGSPAFVVDGETFWGIDRLEEAFAWADGRHRLQKAVKSGLRSSSASGTCSLS; translated from the coding sequence ATGTGCTGCCCCCCGCTCAGCCAAGATGTGGACGCCGCAATCGCCGCAGCCAACGCGCCGTCCGCTCATGAGCGGCTCAAGGCACAGACCGATGCGGCGCGCGGCTACGGCATCTTCTTCGGCTCTCCGGCTTTCGTCGTGGACGGCGAGACCTTCTGGGGCATCGACAGGCTCGAGGAGGCTTTCGCGTGGGCCGATGGCAGGCACAGGCTACAGAAGGCGGTAAAGTCAGGGTTGCGCAGCTCAAGCGCGAGCGGCACTTGCTCCCTGTCCTGA
- the ald gene encoding alanine dehydrogenase: MRVGCPKEIKNHEYRVGLTPGSVREYVAHGHEVLVEAGAGAGIGADDNAYRAAGATIAKTAADVFAKSDMIVKVKEPQPNEWVQLRDGQILYTYLHLAPDPEQTKGLLASGVTAIAYETVTDDRGGLPLLAPMSEVAGRLSIQAGATALQKANGGRGVLLGGVPGVLPGKVTVLGGGVVGLHAARMAAGLGADVTIIDRSIPRLRQLDDLFAGRVHTRYSTVEALEEECFSADIIVGAVLIPGAAAPKLVSREMLSGMKKGSVLVDVAIDQGGCFETSHATTHAEPTYEVDGVIHYCVANMPGAVPVTSAHALNNATLHHGLQLADKGLKALVDDHHLRNGLNVYNGKITNRAVAEALGYELVEPKAVLAA; encoded by the coding sequence ATGCGCGTCGGCTGCCCCAAGGAAATCAAGAACCATGAGTATCGCGTCGGCCTCACGCCAGGCTCGGTCCGCGAATATGTCGCGCACGGCCACGAAGTGCTGGTCGAGGCAGGCGCCGGTGCCGGCATCGGTGCTGATGACAACGCGTATCGCGCCGCCGGCGCCACCATCGCCAAGACCGCCGCCGACGTGTTTGCCAAGTCCGACATGATCGTGAAGGTCAAGGAGCCGCAGCCCAACGAATGGGTGCAGCTGCGCGATGGCCAGATCCTCTACACCTATCTGCATCTCGCTCCGGATCCGGAACAGACCAAGGGCCTGCTCGCTTCCGGCGTGACCGCAATCGCCTACGAAACCGTCACCGACGATCGCGGCGGCTTGCCGCTGCTGGCGCCGATGTCGGAAGTCGCCGGCCGCCTGTCGATCCAGGCCGGCGCCACGGCGCTGCAGAAGGCCAATGGCGGCCGCGGCGTGCTGCTCGGCGGCGTGCCCGGCGTGCTGCCCGGTAAGGTCACCGTGCTCGGCGGCGGCGTCGTTGGCTTGCATGCCGCCAGAATGGCGGCCGGCCTTGGCGCCGACGTCACCATCATCGACCGCTCGATCCCGCGCCTGCGCCAGCTCGACGACCTCTTCGCCGGCCGCGTGCACACCCGCTACTCCACAGTCGAGGCGCTCGAGGAAGAGTGCTTTTCGGCCGACATCATCGTCGGCGCCGTGCTGATCCCGGGTGCTGCCGCGCCGAAACTCGTCTCGCGCGAAATGCTGTCCGGCATGAAGAAGGGCTCGGTGCTGGTCGACGTCGCCATCGACCAAGGGGGCTGCTTCGAAACCTCGCATGCCACCACCCATGCCGAGCCAACTTACGAGGTCGACGGCGTCATCCACTACTGCGTCGCCAACATGCCGGGCGCAGTGCCGGTCACCTCGGCGCATGCGCTCAACAACGCAACGCTTCACCACGGCCTGCAGCTCGCCGACAAAGGCCTAAAGGCGCTGGTCGACGACCACCACCTGCGCAACGGCCTCAATGTCTACAACGGCAAGATCACCAACCGAGCGGTCGCCGAGGCACTCGGCTACGAACTGGTTGAGCCGAAAGCCGTTCTCGCGGCCTGA
- the panD gene encoding aspartate 1-decarboxylase, with translation MRKLVAGKLHGIYVTEANLNYHGSITLDPDHCEAAGILPMEFVDIWNKNSGARISTYVILGERGSRCCILNGAAARTCQPDDQIIVCNSIYLDEAHITSLKPRIVTFDQDNHILDRLSYSVDLDAEGRYSFSILDEANEALAIPALVSGA, from the coding sequence ATGCGAAAACTCGTCGCCGGCAAGCTGCACGGCATCTACGTCACCGAAGCGAACCTCAACTACCACGGTTCGATAACGCTGGACCCTGACCACTGCGAAGCAGCTGGAATCCTGCCGATGGAATTCGTGGACATATGGAACAAGAATTCCGGTGCGCGGATTTCGACCTATGTCATTCTGGGCGAGCGCGGGTCACGATGCTGCATCCTCAATGGTGCTGCCGCTCGCACCTGCCAGCCCGACGACCAGATCATCGTCTGCAACTCCATCTACCTGGACGAAGCGCATATCACCTCGCTAAAACCGCGGATCGTAACGTTCGACCAGGACAATCACATACTCGACCGCCTGAGCTACTCCGTCGATCTTGACGCAGAAGGCCGTTACAGTTTCTCCATCCTTGACGAGGCGAATGAGGCGTTGGCCATTCCTGCCCTGGTCTCCGGGGCTTGA
- a CDS encoding beta-ketoacyl-ACP synthase III — translation MSRSSRLLGFGHHAPARKVENPEIENSLGLEPGWIERRTGIRSRFWATDEDTLSGLAAQAGDMALANAGIARGDIGLLLLATSTPDHLLPPSAPLVAHKLSLGRAGAVDLAGACAGFIYALMFADGFTRLHGKPALVIAANILSRRINPAERASSVLFADAAGALVIGPCEDPERGILGASVDSDGSRYGLIQIPAGGSNMPFHGGLDLGETRMTIADGREVFARAVDMMTACSKDALAAAQLQPQDIDRFVPHQANARIFDAVGRNLGIADQAIVKTIADYGNSSAATIPLSLSLAHQTEPFRPGEKILLAAAGAGLSGGALAVGI, via the coding sequence GTGAGCAGGTCGTCGCGCCTTCTCGGGTTTGGTCATCATGCGCCCGCGCGCAAGGTCGAGAACCCGGAGATCGAAAACAGTCTCGGGCTAGAGCCCGGCTGGATCGAGCGGCGCACCGGAATTCGTTCGCGCTTCTGGGCAACGGACGAAGACACGCTGTCGGGCCTTGCCGCGCAGGCCGGCGACATGGCGCTGGCGAATGCCGGCATCGCCCGGGGCGACATTGGTCTTTTGTTGCTTGCCACCTCGACACCCGACCATCTGCTTCCGCCCAGTGCACCCCTGGTCGCGCACAAGCTCAGCCTTGGCCGCGCAGGTGCGGTCGACCTCGCTGGTGCCTGCGCCGGCTTCATCTATGCGCTGATGTTCGCCGATGGATTCACCCGCCTGCACGGCAAACCAGCGCTGGTCATCGCCGCCAACATCCTCAGCCGCCGCATCAACCCAGCCGAGCGCGCAAGCTCGGTCCTTTTCGCCGATGCCGCGGGTGCCCTGGTGATTGGTCCGTGCGAGGACCCGGAGCGGGGCATCCTCGGCGCCTCGGTGGATTCGGACGGCTCACGCTACGGGCTGATCCAGATTCCGGCGGGCGGTAGCAACATGCCGTTCCACGGCGGCCTCGACCTCGGGGAAACCCGGATGACGATCGCTGATGGCCGCGAAGTGTTCGCCAGGGCCGTGGACATGATGACTGCATGTTCAAAGGACGCGCTCGCCGCGGCCCAATTGCAGCCGCAGGACATCGATCGGTTCGTGCCGCACCAGGCCAATGCCCGCATTTTCGATGCGGTCGGACGAAACCTTGGCATAGCGGATCAAGCCATCGTCAAGACGATCGCCGACTACGGCAACTCTTCAGCCGCGACGATCCCGCTCTCGCTCTCGCTGGCCCATCAGACCGAGCCGTTTCGACCAGGTGAGAAAATCCTTCTGGCAGCAGCGGGCGCCGGTCTCAGCGGCGGTGCCCTCGCCGTCGGAATTTAG
- a CDS encoding adenosylmethionine--8-amino-7-oxononanoate transaminase, with product MSQSQVWHPFTQHALEPAIPEIVLTEGAYLHKADGTRILDAISSWWVVTHGHRHPRIMKAIEKTASSLDQIIFAGFTHEPAERLARALVGLAPSGLDWVFYSDSGSTSVEVALKMALGYFRNIGAPRSRIVVMEHSYHGDTIGTMSVGARGVFNAAYEPLLFEVDTIPFPAAGREQETLDRFEAVSRDRHAAALIVEPLVLGAGGMLMYPAWVLAELKKIAETSGTLLIADEVMTGWGRTGTMFACEQASISPDILCTSKGLTGGVIPLAATLATDAIFQAHYSEDRKKTFFHSSSYTANPIACAAALANVEIWHDEPVAERIAALSARQAAGLQRFRDNPRFTDSRATGTITALDLRTGSAGYLADIGPKLRAFFLERGLLVRPLGNVLYLLPPYCITGDELDGLYDAIEEAGERFGAKP from the coding sequence ATGTCGCAGTCTCAAGTCTGGCATCCGTTCACGCAGCACGCGCTTGAGCCGGCGATCCCAGAAATCGTCCTGACGGAAGGCGCCTATCTCCACAAGGCGGACGGCACGCGCATCCTGGACGCCATCTCTTCCTGGTGGGTCGTCACCCATGGCCACCGGCATCCCCGCATCATGAAGGCCATCGAGAAGACCGCATCGAGCCTCGACCAGATCATCTTCGCAGGCTTCACGCACGAGCCGGCCGAACGCCTGGCCAGAGCGCTCGTCGGTCTCGCTCCCTCCGGACTAGACTGGGTGTTTTATTCCGACAGCGGCTCGACCTCGGTCGAAGTCGCGCTGAAGATGGCGCTCGGCTATTTCCGCAACATCGGCGCGCCGCGCTCGCGCATCGTCGTTATGGAGCACAGCTATCATGGCGACACGATCGGCACGATGAGCGTCGGCGCCCGCGGCGTGTTCAACGCTGCCTACGAACCGCTGCTGTTCGAGGTCGACACCATCCCCTTCCCGGCCGCGGGGCGAGAGCAGGAGACGCTGGATCGATTCGAGGCAGTCTCCCGTGACCGACACGCCGCCGCGCTGATCGTCGAGCCGCTGGTGCTTGGCGCCGGCGGCATGCTGATGTATCCGGCCTGGGTTCTGGCCGAATTGAAGAAGATCGCCGAGACCTCCGGCACGCTGCTGATCGCCGACGAAGTGATGACCGGCTGGGGGCGCACCGGAACCATGTTCGCCTGCGAGCAGGCATCCATCTCTCCGGATATCCTGTGCACCTCGAAAGGGCTGACGGGCGGCGTGATCCCGCTGGCCGCCACGCTCGCCACCGATGCCATCTTCCAGGCCCATTATTCCGAGGACAGGAAGAAGACGTTTTTCCACTCGAGTTCCTACACCGCCAATCCGATCGCCTGTGCGGCCGCACTCGCCAATGTCGAGATCTGGCACGACGAACCGGTGGCCGAGCGGATCGCGGCCCTGAGCGCGAGGCAGGCCGCCGGGCTTCAACGCTTTCGCGACAACCCTCGCTTCACCGACAGCCGGGCGACCGGGACGATCACGGCTCTCGACCTGCGTACAGGCTCCGCCGGCTATCTGGCCGACATCGGGCCGAAACTGCGCGCATTCTTCCTCGAGCGCGGACTGCTCGTGCGTCCGCTCGGCAATGTCCTCTATCTTCTGCCGCCCTATTGCATCACCGGCGACGAGCTCGACGGGCTCTATGACGCCATCGAGGAGGCCGGCGAGCGTTTCGGCGCCAAGCCGTGA
- the bioD gene encoding dethiobiotin synthase — translation MTKRIVITGTDTGIGKTVFSAGLVGLLDGFYWKPVQSGLDDETDSEAVARLAGLPPGRVLPEVYRLSKPLSPHRSAEIDGVAIEAARLSLPVLPGPLVIEGAGGLMVPLNRQTKFIDIFAQWRLPIILCARTALGTINHTLLSIEALRARSIPIIGLAFIGEEVADTQKTIVEFSGVPQLGRLPLLDPLTSETLREAMVAGFDLASIAGGE, via the coding sequence ATGACCAAACGCATCGTCATCACCGGAACCGACACCGGAATTGGCAAGACCGTGTTTTCGGCTGGGCTCGTCGGCCTGCTCGATGGCTTCTACTGGAAACCGGTTCAATCAGGTCTCGACGACGAGACCGACAGCGAGGCGGTTGCGCGGCTTGCCGGCCTGCCGCCAGGGCGCGTGCTGCCGGAAGTCTACCGCTTGAGCAAGCCGCTGTCGCCGCATCGTTCGGCTGAGATCGACGGCGTCGCGATCGAGGCGGCAAGGCTCTCGCTTCCAGTCTTGCCGGGTCCGCTCGTCATCGAAGGCGCCGGCGGCCTGATGGTGCCGCTCAACCGGCAGACAAAGTTCATCGACATATTCGCGCAGTGGCGGCTGCCGATCATTCTGTGCGCCCGCACGGCGCTGGGCACAATCAACCACACGCTCCTTTCAATCGAGGCGCTGCGGGCCCGCTCCATCCCGATCATCGGCCTCGCCTTCATTGGCGAGGAGGTGGCCGACACGCAAAAGACCATCGTGGAATTCAGCGGGGTGCCACAGCTCGGCAGGCTGCCGCTGCTCGATCCGCTGACGAGCGAAACGCTGAGAGAAGCGATGGTTGCCGGCTTTGACCTTGCCTCGATTGCCGGAGGCGAATGA
- a CDS encoding 8-amino-7-oxononanoate synthase: MNGAPLARYDATLQGLARKDRLRTLSPRAGLDFSSNDYLGLAPSRRLGDAVAAAIARGTPVGATGSRLLRGNAPEHEQLEADAATFFGAERALFFGSGYIANFALLTALPQKGDLLVLDELAHASMHEGAQAGRAQFVLAAHNDINAIEDAITRWRAEGGTGRVWIAVESLYSMDGDRAPMKGLVALADRHEAFLVVDEAHATDVWGPDGRGLAAAFEGRDNTIALHTCGKALGASGALVTGPGTLCDYLVNRCRPFIYATAPSPLMAVAAREALAILSDEPLRRVQLHERIALAGRQLAERCGVLPSGSQIQPVVIGDVRRTMAVAAALQARGFDIRGIRPPTVPEGTSRLRISLTLNVDEADISAMVEALAEVLGSA; this comes from the coding sequence ATGAACGGGGCACCACTTGCCCGCTACGACGCGACCTTGCAGGGACTGGCGCGCAAGGACCGGTTGCGGACACTGTCGCCGCGCGCCGGCCTCGATTTCTCGTCGAACGACTATCTCGGGCTTGCCCCCTCGAGGAGGCTTGGCGATGCGGTAGCGGCGGCGATCGCGCGGGGCACACCGGTTGGCGCCACCGGGTCGCGGCTGTTGCGCGGCAATGCACCGGAACATGAGCAACTGGAGGCGGACGCGGCGACGTTCTTTGGCGCCGAACGCGCACTGTTCTTCGGCAGCGGCTACATCGCCAACTTCGCACTCCTGACCGCCCTGCCGCAGAAGGGCGACCTGCTGGTCCTCGACGAGCTCGCCCATGCCAGCATGCACGAGGGCGCCCAGGCCGGCCGCGCGCAGTTCGTGCTGGCCGCGCACAACGACATCAATGCCATCGAGGATGCGATCACGCGCTGGCGCGCCGAAGGCGGCACGGGGCGCGTCTGGATCGCGGTCGAAAGCCTCTACAGCATGGATGGCGACCGCGCGCCGATGAAGGGCCTGGTTGCGCTTGCCGACCGGCACGAGGCATTCCTCGTCGTCGACGAGGCGCATGCCACCGACGTCTGGGGACCGGACGGCCGGGGACTGGCCGCCGCATTCGAGGGCCGCGACAACACCATTGCGCTCCATACCTGCGGCAAGGCGCTCGGCGCGTCTGGCGCACTGGTCACCGGACCGGGAACGCTGTGCGATTATCTCGTCAACCGTTGCCGGCCATTCATATACGCTACCGCGCCATCGCCGCTGATGGCGGTCGCGGCGCGCGAAGCGCTCGCCATACTGTCCGACGAGCCGCTGCGCCGCGTTCAGCTGCATGAGCGCATCGCCTTGGCGGGCCGTCAATTGGCCGAGCGCTGCGGCGTTCTACCGAGCGGCTCGCAGATCCAGCCAGTTGTGATCGGCGACGTCAGGCGCACCATGGCGGTGGCGGCGGCACTGCAGGCGCGCGGCTTCGACATACGCGGCATTCGTCCGCCGACTGTGCCCGAGGGCACGTCGCGTCTGCGCATTTCGCTGACGCTGAATGTCGACGAAGCCGACATTTCGGCGATGGTCGAGGCACTTGCCGAGGTGCTAGGCTCGGCATGA
- the bioB gene encoding biotin synthase BioB, which yields MHATDPAHNISQAQSNDDGMWTLEKARAVHDAPFNNLLFLAQTVHRQNFEPNKVQLSRLLSIKTGGCPEDCGYCSQSAHHETGLKASKLIEVRRVIAEATKARDAGATRYCMGAAWRNPKTRDMDAVVAMVEGVKALGMETCMTLGMLDLEQTARLKQAGLDYYNHNIDTSERYYSEIIGTRSFADRLETLELVRQSGIKVCCGGIVGMGEEPVDRIDMLVTLANLPEHPESVPINMLIPIAGTPLAEAKPIEPIEFVRVIALARIMMPKSHVRLSAGRIAMTDEMQALCFFAGANSIFVGDTLLTANNPGEDKDSLLFRRLGIEPMELEAQ from the coding sequence ATGCACGCCACCGACCCGGCCCATAACATCTCACAGGCGCAATCCAACGATGACGGGATGTGGACCCTGGAGAAGGCCCGGGCTGTTCACGATGCACCTTTCAACAATCTGCTCTTCCTGGCGCAAACCGTTCACCGGCAGAATTTCGAACCCAACAAGGTCCAGCTCAGCCGACTTCTCAGCATCAAGACAGGTGGATGTCCGGAGGATTGCGGCTATTGCAGCCAGTCGGCGCATCACGAAACCGGCCTGAAGGCGTCCAAGCTGATAGAGGTCAGGCGCGTCATCGCCGAGGCGACCAAGGCGCGTGATGCGGGCGCCACCCGATATTGCATGGGTGCCGCGTGGCGAAACCCCAAGACGCGCGACATGGATGCGGTGGTGGCGATGGTCGAAGGCGTCAAGGCGCTCGGCATGGAAACCTGCATGACACTCGGCATGCTCGATCTCGAGCAGACCGCTCGGCTGAAACAGGCGGGTCTCGACTATTACAACCACAACATCGATACGTCGGAACGCTACTACAGCGAGATCATCGGCACGCGCAGTTTTGCTGACCGGCTCGAAACGCTCGAGCTCGTCCGCCAATCCGGCATCAAGGTCTGCTGCGGTGGTATTGTCGGCATGGGCGAAGAGCCGGTGGACCGGATCGACATGCTGGTGACGCTGGCCAATCTGCCGGAACATCCCGAAAGCGTTCCGATCAACATGCTGATCCCGATCGCCGGCACCCCGCTTGCCGAGGCCAAGCCGATCGAGCCGATCGAATTCGTGCGCGTGATCGCGCTGGCGCGCATCATGATGCCGAAATCGCATGTCCGACTTTCGGCCGGCCGCATCGCCATGACAGATGAAATGCAGGCGCTGTGCTTCTTTGCCGGCGCCAACTCGATCTTCGTCGGCGACACGCTGCTGACGGCGAACAATCCCGGCGAAGACAAGGATAGCCTCCTGTTCCGCCGCCTTGGCATCGAGCCGATGGAACTTGAGGCGCAATGA
- the nadC gene encoding carboxylating nicotinate-nucleotide diphosphorylase: protein MNLSPLPAIMLEPLVRAALVEDLGRAGDLTTDAIVPKNHRTTTVLVARQTGVVAGLDLAMLAFRLIDPSVELTVERADGSEVAQGEVIATVGGPARAILTAERTALNFLCHLSGIATTTASIVNAIRGHGAKIICTRKTTPGLRAVEKYAVRAGGGANHRFGLDDAILIKDNHIAIAGGIRPAIKSVRASAGHLVKIEVEVDTLTQLEEALALAPDAILLDNMSVEELRQAVSMVAGRAITEASGRITAATAPAIAATGVDLISIGWLTHSAPILDIGLDYQGL, encoded by the coding sequence ATGAACCTCTCGCCGCTTCCAGCAATCATGCTTGAGCCTCTGGTGCGGGCAGCCCTTGTCGAAGATCTCGGCCGGGCGGGTGATCTGACGACCGACGCCATCGTGCCGAAGAATCATCGTACGACGACCGTGCTGGTTGCGCGGCAGACCGGGGTTGTCGCCGGGCTCGATCTGGCGATGCTCGCCTTCCGGCTCATCGACCCGAGCGTCGAATTGACCGTGGAGCGGGCAGACGGGAGCGAAGTGGCGCAAGGAGAGGTCATTGCAACGGTGGGCGGTCCCGCCCGGGCCATTCTCACCGCGGAACGAACAGCGCTCAATTTCCTCTGCCATCTAAGCGGCATTGCCACGACGACAGCTTCGATCGTCAATGCAATCCGCGGTCACGGCGCAAAAATCATCTGCACCCGCAAGACGACGCCCGGCTTGCGCGCAGTCGAAAAATACGCCGTGCGCGCCGGAGGCGGCGCCAATCACCGCTTCGGCCTCGACGACGCCATCCTGATCAAGGACAACCACATCGCCATCGCCGGCGGGATCCGCCCGGCGATCAAGAGCGTGCGGGCAAGTGCAGGTCATCTGGTCAAAATCGAAGTCGAGGTCGATACGCTGACGCAACTGGAAGAGGCGCTGGCGCTGGCCCCCGACGCTATTCTGCTCGATAACATGTCGGTTGAGGAATTGCGCCAGGCGGTGTCGATGGTGGCCGGTCGAGCCATCACCGAAGCATCGGGCCGGATCACGGCCGCGACGGCGCCAGCCATCGCGGCGACCGGTGTCGATCTGATTTCCATCGGCTGGCTGACCCACAGCGCGCCGATCCTTGACATCGGACTGGATTATCAAGGGCTGTGA
- a CDS encoding L-aspartate oxidase, protein MSADVRSFFGRPIIIGGGIAGLLTALHLAAEPVLILSRTPLGSEASSAWAQGGLAASFGVDDDPVLHLADTLAAGDGLCDAEIASCILNAAPDAIEALANLGARFDRTPEGALLLGLEAAHGRRRIVHAGGDGSGQEIMRALVEAVRSHPSIVVVEGVEARRLAVEDNTVRGVWASCSMSPVFLGTGRVVLATGGIGGLFLDSTNPLGSCGQGLALAARAGAVLADLEFIQFHPTALDGPDRPMPLISEAVRGEGATIVDETGRRFLEDLQDAELAPRDVVARAIWTHLANGHRVFLDGRQKPGAAFARQFPTIASTCRSAGIDPARDLIPIRPAQHYHMGGIAVDRDGRTSVAGLWACGEVASTGLHGANRLASNSLTEAVVCARWVAESVAGSPIGRRTRSTAREIPAPDPLPSRSLLSRTLGVKRDGEILREAVSALLPLAKRHDAASDPAAVGLMIAVAALRREESRGAHYRTDFPDRAAIARRSEFTLDEALATAREFACSSTLEEV, encoded by the coding sequence GTGAGCGCGGATGTCCGCAGCTTCTTTGGCCGGCCTATTATCATAGGCGGCGGAATTGCCGGATTATTGACTGCGCTTCATCTGGCGGCAGAACCCGTGCTTATTTTGTCTAGGACGCCGCTCGGGTCCGAGGCATCGAGCGCGTGGGCACAGGGCGGACTGGCTGCCAGCTTTGGCGTTGACGACGATCCGGTACTGCATCTCGCCGACACGCTCGCTGCCGGTGATGGACTGTGCGACGCAGAAATCGCAAGCTGCATCCTCAATGCAGCTCCTGACGCGATTGAAGCCCTGGCGAACCTTGGGGCCCGCTTCGATCGGACGCCTGAAGGAGCACTGCTGCTGGGATTGGAGGCCGCCCACGGCCGCCGACGCATCGTCCATGCCGGCGGCGACGGCAGCGGACAGGAAATCATGCGCGCCCTAGTCGAAGCCGTACGTTCTCATCCGTCCATTGTGGTCGTCGAGGGTGTGGAGGCGCGGCGGCTGGCGGTGGAGGACAATACGGTCAGAGGCGTTTGGGCAAGCTGTTCGATGAGTCCTGTGTTCCTGGGTACGGGACGGGTCGTCCTCGCGACCGGCGGAATTGGCGGATTGTTCCTCGACAGCACCAACCCGTTGGGCAGTTGCGGACAGGGCCTGGCGCTTGCGGCGCGCGCCGGTGCTGTCCTTGCCGATCTGGAATTCATCCAGTTTCACCCGACCGCGCTCGACGGGCCGGACCGCCCGATGCCGCTGATCAGCGAAGCGGTTCGCGGCGAAGGCGCGACGATCGTCGACGAGACAGGCCGACGTTTCCTCGAAGATTTGCAGGACGCGGAACTGGCGCCGCGCGACGTTGTGGCGCGCGCCATCTGGACGCATCTTGCGAACGGCCACCGGGTCTTTCTCGACGGACGACAAAAGCCGGGCGCGGCATTCGCACGGCAGTTTCCGACGATCGCATCAACCTGCCGTAGCGCCGGCATCGACCCGGCCCGCGACCTCATTCCCATACGGCCGGCCCAGCACTATCACATGGGCGGCATCGCGGTGGACCGGGACGGTCGTACCTCCGTTGCCGGACTGTGGGCCTGCGGCGAAGTCGCCTCGACCGGGCTGCACGGCGCCAACAGGCTGGCCAGCAACTCGCTGACCGAGGCGGTCGTGTGCGCGCGCTGGGTCGCCGAAAGCGTAGCGGGATCTCCGATTGGTCGCAGAACACGATCAACGGCACGGGAAATTCCCGCTCCCGATCCACTTCCCTCGCGCTCTCTCCTCTCACGCACCCTTGGCGTGAAACGAGATGGCGAGATCTTGCGCGAGGCCGTGAGCGCATTGCTTCCGCTCGCCAAACGTCACGATGCGGCGTCTGATCCCGCAGCAGTTGGACTGATGATCGCGGTTGCCGCCTTGCGGCGCGAAGAAAGCCGCGGCGCTCACTACCGCACGGACTTTCCCGATCGTGCTGCCATCGCCCGCCGTTCCGAATTCACCCTCGATGAAGCCTTAGCGACAGCTCGGGAATTCGCATGTTCGTCAACGCTTGAAGAGGTCTAG